The window GCCGACAATTACGCCGAGATGATCGACACGTCCTTCGACACCGCGCTCGAGGCCCACGAGCAGATGGAGCGCAACGTCTCGGCCGTCGCCGAGAACGTCGAGGAGACCGCCGACGAGTTCGACGTGTCGGCCTGACGCCGGGACCAGACTTTTTACACTACTTACACAATTTTCGCCAATGTCGGACTCACAACCTCCCCAGGCGGGGAACTGGAACGCGTTCGTCGAACAGTGGAACGAACAGTTCCTCGAGGCGCTCGAGGACAACATGGAGGCCCAGGCCCAGTTCGTCGAGAGCTGGTCGGACGCGGTCGGCGAGATGAGCGAGGAAGAGGAGATCTCGGACGGCGTCGAGGGGTACGCGCGGGCCTACGAGTCCTGGATGGGGGCCTCCGAGCAGATGGTCGAGCGGATGAACGACGTGCTCGAGGGCGAGGACGTCGACGTCGAGGAGTTCCGCGACATCTGGCTCAACACCGCCAACGAGGCGTTCAAGGAGGTCATGTCGACGACGGCCTTCGCGAAGATGACCGGCGAGACCGTCGGCGACGTCCTCGAACTCCAGCAGCAGGCCGACGAGGCCTCCCAGGAGACGCTGCGGTCGCTCGGTTTCGCGACCGAGGAGGACGTCGTCGAGGTCGGCGACCGACTCGTCGAACTCGAGCGCCGCCAGCACGACGTCGAGCGGAAACTCGACCGCGTACTCGAGCACCTCGAGCACCTCGAGGGAAGCGAGACGGAGGGCGATAGCGAGCAATGAACAACCCGTACGCAACCGCACTGGACTTCCAGCGGAAAGCCTGGGAAGCGACGGCCGACCTGGCCGAGAAAAGTCAGGTCGCACCCGAGCGGACCGAGACCCTCGAGAACGTCGACGTCGGGAAGACGCCGAGCGAGGTCGTCTACGAGGAGAACAAGCTCGAACTGCTCCACTACGAGTCCCAAACTGACGAGCAGTACGACGTCCCGATCCTCATCGTCTACGCGCTGATCAACAAGCCGTACATCCTCGACCTGCAGCCGGACCGCTCGGTCGTCCAGACGCTGCTCGAGGCCGGCTTCGACGTCTACCTGATCGACTGGGGCGAGCCCTCGAAGCTCGATCGCGCCCTCGGACTCGAGGACTACGTCGACCGGTACATCGACAACTGCGTCGACGTTGTCCGCGAACGCTCCGGCCAGGACGCGATCAACGTCCTCGGCTACTGTATGGGCGGGACGATGTCCGCGATGTACACCGCCCTCCACCCCGAGAAGGTCCGCAACCTCGGGCTGATGGCCGCCGGGCTCTGTTTCGCCGGCGACGGCGGCGTCCTCGAGTTGTGGGGTGCCGAGGAGTACTACGACCCCGAGGAGGTCACGGAGACGTTCGACAACGTCCCCGCGGAGTTCCTGGACGTCGGGTTCGCGCTGATGGACCCCGTCGCGAACAACGTGACGAAGTACGTCCGGTTCTACGACAACGTCGAGGACGAGGACTTCGTCGAGAACTTCGCCCGGATGGAGCGATGGCTCTCGGAGGGGATCGACGTCGCGGGCCGGGCCTACGAGCAGTTCATCGAGGATATCTACCAGGAGAACAAGCTGATCGACAACGAACTCCACCTGGACGGGAAACACGTCGACATCGAGAACATCGACGTGCCGGTCCTCCAGATCGTCGCGGAGTACGACCACCTCATTCCGCCGGGGGCCTCGAAGCCGTTCAACGAGGCCATTCCCTCCGAGGACACGGAGATCATGGAGTTCGCGACGGGTCACATCGGCATGTCGGTCTCCTCGCGGAGCCACGACGAACTCTGGCCGGACGTCTGCGAGTGGTTCGAGGAGCGATCCCGGGTCGACGAAGACCTCGAGGTGGAGGCCGAGACCGCAACCCGATCGGACGAGGAGATCGAGGCCCGCGGCGAAGACGACGTTCAGGAAACGCCAGCGGAGCCGGGCGAGATGACGGTCGACGAGGAGGTCGTCGACGAGGTCACCGAGGGCGACGGCGGGGAAACCGCCCTCGAGGCCGAACCCGACGACCTCACGGAGTTGAACGGCGTTGGACAGGCCTACGCCGAGGACCTCTCGGCTGCCGGCATCGAGACGTTCGACGACCTGGCCGCCGCTGATGTTGCGAACCTCGCCGCCGAGACCGGAATCTCGCCGAGTCGGATCGAGAGCTGGATCGACCAGGCCGCCGAGCGATAGCCACCAATCGATCCGCGGCGCTCCCCGCCGTACCGGTCGACACCATTCCTGTTAGTTCATTCAACATGTCATTATTTATCAGTGGAGGTAGAACCTGTCCCCGAACATGTCTATGGAGGGACGAACCTGCGTCATCACGGGCTCGGCACGCGGTATCGGTCGGGGGATCGCGGAACGTCTCGGCAACGAAGGTGCGAACGTGGTCATCAACTACCGGTCCTCCGAGGAAGCGGCCGGGGAGGCGGTCGACGCCGTCGAGTCCGCCGGAGGGTCGGCGGTCGCCGCCCAGGCCGACGTCTCGGACCGCGAGGACGTCGAGCGGCTGCGCGAGATCTGTCACGAGGCGTTCGGCCCGGCGGACGTGCTGGTGAACAACGCGGGCATCACGGCCGACAAGCAGTTTACCGAGATGAGCCGCGAGGAGTGGGATCGCGTCATGGACGTCAACCTCGGCGGGATGTTCAACTGCACTCAGGAGTTCTACGACGACATCTGGAACGCCGAGGAGGGCCGGTTGATCAACATCTCGAGCGTCGTCGGCAAACAGGGGAACTTCGGGCAGGCGAACTACGCCACCGCAAAGAGCGGCATGTTCGGGTTCACGCGAACGATCGCGCTCGAGTTCGCCCAGGGCGGGTCGACGGCGAACTGCGTCGCACCCGGGTTCACGCGGACGGACATGGTCGAGAGCGTCCCCGACGAAGTCCTCGACCGGATCGTCTCGGGGATTCCGCTCGAGCGGCTGGCGGAGGTCGAGGACATCGCCTCGGTCGTCCGGTTCCTCGCGAGCGAGGAGTCGTCGTACGTGACGGGCGAAGTGATCGACGTCAACGGCGGGATGGACCTCTAAGGTCGCTCGTCGCGGAGCGGATCCCGCAACAGCGCCGAGCCGGGTTCGTACGCACCCGCAGCTAAAATATATTTTAGCTAACAGTTAATCCGTCGGAGCCGCTCGTACGGTGTATGCGACGAACAACTGACGGTCGGTCCCGCCCCGGACACGAGTTGGAACCGATCAGTCCTGCGACTGACGGGTTTCAGGCCCCTCTCGGGGAAGGAACGGCGGACGACTCGAGTAGAATCGTCGAAACTGGCACGACGACAGTCGGCGTCGTCGGAACGAACGGCGTCGTTCTCGCGGCCGACAGGCGAGCGAGCCTGGGCGGTCGCTTCGTGACCAGCAAACGGGCTCGAAAGATCGAGCCTGTCGCCGACCGGACGGCCCTCACGTTCTCGGGCAACGTCGGCGAGGCCCAGACGTTCGTCCGACAGCTTCGGTCCGAGCGACGACTGTACGAACTGCGCGGCGAGGGGGGCGCCTCTGTCGAGACGATAGCGACGGTCGCCGGCGACCTGATTCAGCAGGGGCCATACCGCGCGCTCGAGCTCGTGCTCGCAGGCGTCGACGACGAGCCGTCGCTGTACCAGATCGGTCGCGGTGGCGGGGTCATGCGTGCGGACTACGCGGCGAGCGGAAGCGGGATGCAACTGGCCTATGGCAACCTCGAGGATGCCTACGAGCCCGATCTCCCGGTGTCGGCGCTCCGGGAAGCTGCGGCCGTTGCGGTCCACAGCGCGAGCGAGCGAGACACTGCGAGCGGCGACGGTACGACCCTCGCGACGATTACAGAAGACGGCATCGACCTCGAGACGTTCGACACCCCGAACGCAGCGGTCGCCGCGACGACCGAGGAGGTGGCCTGAGATGGACTCGGGTGCCCACCAGCAGGCCTACGATCGCGGGAGCACGATCTTCTCGCCGGACGGCCGGCTCTACCAGGTCGAGTACGCACGGGAGGCCGTCGACCGGGGTGCGCCGAGCGTCGGCGTCGTCGCCGACGACTGCACCGTCCTCGCGGCGCGAAAACGCGTCCGGTCGCCGCTGCTCGAGCCGACATCGGTCGAGAAAGTGCACGCCGTCGACGACCATCTCGCAATCGCGTCCGCGGGACACGCGGCCGACGCCAGACAGCTCGTCGACGTCGCCCGTCGGGCGAGCCAGCGCCACCGGCTGCGATACGACGAGCAGATCGGCGTCGAAACGCTGGCGAAGCGGCTGGCCGATCACGTCCAGGAACGCACACAGAACGGCGGATCGCGGCCGTACGGGGCTGCGCTGCTGGTCGGCGGAGCCGATCCCGCTGGTGAGGCAACTCGACCGCGGCTGTTCGAGGTCGACCCGAGCGGAACGCCGTACGGCTGGAACGCGACTGCGGTCGGCGACGGGGCAAACGACGTCAGGGGGTTCTTCGAAGCGGAGTTCGAGGACGGGGGTTCCGGCGGCGGACGCCAGTGGGCCATCGAGACCGCACTCGAGGGACTCGACGCGACGACCGGCGACGACCTCGAGCCCGAAAGGGTCGAGGTTCGAACGATCGACTCCCGCGACGGCGTCGAGGCGCTTTCCTCGGCCCGCATCGGGGACGCCCTCGCCGAAGTCGGCTCGTAGCGACTCACTCTCACTCGTCGGCCGACGAACGCTGTACGTCGACGACCGATGCGTGCTCGTCGACGTAGAGCGCGAGCACGTCCCCCTCGAGTTCGGTGACGACGCGAACGGCGAGTGGCTCCTCCGAGAGAGTCGTCTCGGTCCACTCGTGGCCGACGTTCCAGATCGGCCGCTCCGAGACGTCTTCGCCGTGTTCGTGGTAGAAGGAGACGACGGACGGATGATCGAGAACGGCGAGCGTCACCGGACACCGCAACTCGATACCGCAACCGTGACACGAGAACTCCGCCTGAACGTGGTCGTCGTACTCCGACGGAAGTTCGTCCGCGACGGTCGTACTCGGCGTCACGAGCCGTCCGGAGACGTCGCCGCTACAGTCGGGACAGACCCCGTCGGCGGCGAGTCCGAGTCGGTGTCGATGATACCGGTCGAACGCCGCGGGGAACTCGTCGCCGTGGCCCCCGATCCCCACAGGCGGGACGCCGAGTCGCAACAGCGATCGGCCGCAGTCGTCACAGGAGATCGTCACGACGTTGTCGGCCGACCTGGCCTCGAGGTCCTGCCGACCACAGAAGGGACAGGACTCCTCGAGTTCGACCGGCGGCCGATCGACCCGGTGAGTGTACGTCCCGGTCGCAATGGTCCTGCCGATCCGTTCGCCGGCGTAGGTTAGTTCGTAGCCGTCGTCGTACTGGTGGAGGTACGGGCCGACGAGTTGCTCGAGGTGGTAGGCGAACCCGGCGGAGGTATCGACGTCCGATGCCTCGAACAGCGCCGAGAACGAGACTCGAGACGGCCCCTCGCCGTCGGTCCGCTCGAGCATCGTATCCAGGATACCCATCCTGATCTCGTTGCCGAGGGCCTGGAACGCGTCGCTCGGGTCGGACACGCGTTCCGCCCGCGCCGGTTCCGCGGTCGGCGAAGCGATCGAGGGGCTCGAGTCCGGCCCGCGGTCCCGTGATCCGATCGACGGCTCGTCGACCTCGTCCATAGAGACGCTTTGTCACGGACGGAGAAGTAAGTTCTCAAACTGACAATCGTAATCCGCGGTCGTCGTGGGCTGAGGCCGGCGGCTACGGCGTCCGTTTCCGCTTCTCGAGTACCCGGACGTTCTCGATACCCGTCTCGGGGTACTGCCCGTCCTCGTCCTTCTCGACGGCTTTGACCATGTCCCAGACGACGTTCAGTCCGGTCGTGACTCCCTCGAGGGCCTCCATCTCGCAGCCCGTCTTGCCGGTCGTCTCGACGGCGACCTCGCACTCGACGCGGTCCTCGCCCAGTGAAAAGTCGGTGTCGACGTTCGTAATCGGGATCTGGTGACACATCGGGATCGTCTCCCAGGTGTGCTTGACGGCCTGGACGGCGCCGATCCGGGCGGTCGCGAGCACGTCTCCCTTGCCGATCTCGTCCGCGCGGATGGCCTCGACCGTCGACGGCTGCAGGCGGATCTCGCCCGCCGCGACGGCACGGCGCTCGCTGTCGGGTTTGTCCCCGACGTCGACCATCTGAACGTCGCCGTCGTCGGTGGTGTGGGTGAGGTCCTCCGCCTCCGCCTCCGCGTCGCCGTCGGCGTCGGTCTCCTCAGACATCCGCATCACCCCACAGGACCCCGGGGATCTCCCCGAGCAGTTCGGAGGCGAGGAACCCGTGTCCGTTCCCGTCGGCGAGCCGTTCTCCCGCGAGGCCGTTGACGTGGGCGCCCGCCGCGGCCGCCTCGAGCGGTTCTGCCCCCTCGAGCAGCGCGGCGACGATCCCGGCGAGCGTGTCGCCGGTGCCGCCGACCTTCATGCCGACCGTCCCCGAGCGGCTGATCCGGGTCCGCTCGCCGTCCGTGATCACGTCGTCGGCCCCTTTTGCGAGGACGACGTGGCCGAGGTCCGCGGCGAACGACTCGATCTCGTCGGCGACCGCCCGGAGATCGTCGGCGTCCGGTCCGCCCATCCGTGCGAGTTCGGCCCGGTTGGGCGTACAGACGAGCGTCGCGTCGGTCTCGACGTCGGGAACGACCGCGAGCGCGTCGGCGTCGACGACCACACGGCCGTCGTAAGACTCGAGGAACCGGCGGGCGGCCTCGAGCGTCTCGTCGGCGGTGCCGAGCCCGGGGCCGAGCACGACGGGGTTGTCGTACCGCCGGGCCGTCTCGAGCAACTCATCGGCCCGCTCGGGCGTGAGCACGTCCTCCTCGTAGGGCTGGACGATGAGATCCTCGGCGTAGCCCTGGATCTCGCCGGCGACCGACTCGGGCGCGGCGACGAAGGAGAGTTCGGCGCCGGCCCGCAGGGCGGCCTGGGCGGCGAGCGCGGGCGCGCCCGTGTACGGCCCGCCGCCGATGACGTAGGGGCGACCGTCGCGGCCGACCGGCCGAGCCAGCGAGAGATCGCCGGGGCCGACGAACCGCTCCGCCGCGGCAGGGATGCCGATGTCCGCGACCGTTATCTCGGCAGCGAGGTCCTCGAGGCCGGGCTTCGCGTCGTGGAAGGTGACCACGCGGTCCGCCTCGACCCGGTTCCCGGCGTGGTCGCCCCCGTCGGCGTCGAACCCGGTGGGGACGTCGACCGCGACGACGGTCGCGTCGGCGTCGTTGATCGCCTCGGCGGCGGTCGCGACGGGCTCCCGGAGGTCGCCGCTGATCCCCGTCCCGAGCATCGCGTCGACGATCACGTCGGCCTCGGGCAGGTCGAACCCGCTCGAGTCCCGGACCTCCCGGACGTCGTAGTCGGCCTGCTCGAGGGCCGCCCAGTTCTCCCGGGAGATCTCGGTCCCGATGTTCTCGGGGCGCCCGAGTAGGAGGGTGGAGACGGCGTACCCGTCCAAGAAGCGGACGGCGACGAACGCGTCACCGCCGTTATTCCCGCGTCCCGCGACGATCGCCACGCTCGAGTCAGGTTCGGCGACGTCCCGGACCGCGCGAGCGACGGCGTTCCCGCTCGACTCCATGAGCTGCTTGCGCGCCACGCCAAGCGCCGCGGCGTTCTCGTCGACGGCGGCCATCCGCCTGCCTGTGATCATGTACAGGGGTTCGACCGGCCGGCCGTTCAAGATTGCGGACGACACGCTCATGGCCCGGGACCGGCTAGAGACGGCGTGAACGTCTTCTGGCTCGACGAGGACCCCCGGCTCGCCGCGCGGTACCACTGCGATCAGCACGTCAACAAGATGCTGCTCGAGGCGGCCCAGGTCCTCTGTACAGCGGCCCGCGAGAACGGATACGATCCCGAGTTCCTCTACGGGTCGACCCACGTCGGTCACCCGGTCACACGCTGGGCCGCCGAGTCCCGGGCCAACTGGCTCCGCCTGCGCGAGCACGCCGCGGCGCTCAACGCGGAGTTCGTCGAGCGCTACGACAAGGACGACGACCACGCGAGTTGGCGGGTGATCGAGCGGATCGAGCCCGGCGAGATCGAGTTCCCTGCCGAGGAGCCGACGTCACGGCCGCAGGCGATGCCCGACGAGTACAAGCGGCCCGGCGATCCGGTGGCGGCCTACCGGGCCTACTACGCCGGCGAAAAGGCCGAGTGGGCCGAGTGGAACTACACCGAGGAGCCGCCGTGGCTCGAGGTGTATCGGGAGTCAGTCGCCGACGCCAACCGCCACCAGGGTTAGTACCGGATCTCGAACCCGTCCTCGCCCTGTGGCTCCTCGTACTCTACCTCGACGTCCTCGACCTCCGCCGCGGGGCTGCCCGTGTGACACCACTGGACCATCCCCTCGACGGCGTCCTCGGGCCCCTCGAAGACGGCCTCGACCCGGCCGTCGGCGAGGTTCTTCACCCAGCCGTCGACGCCCTTCTCGCGGGCGGTGTCGCGGGTGTTTGCCCGGTAGAAGACGCCCTGTACGGTCCCCGAAACGAAGACGTGTGCTCGTGTGCGTTCGGACATTGTTGGATGAATCGACCGCGAGTGTCAAAAATCCCGTCCGTTATGGATCAGAGCCGGAACCGGAACCGGAATCAGAACCAGAACCAGAACCAGGGCCCGGCGACAACGCAAGGTGCCTCGAGCCCCTATCGCTACCCGTGACCGGAACCGAAACCGGAACCGGAACCGGAACCGGAACCGGAACTGGGACCGTCCGCCGCCGGGACGGCATCCACTTCGACCGTGGGGAGCGAGGTCGCATCGTCGCCGACGCCGGAAGCGCCGTCGGCGCGGTCAACGTCGTCAGCCACGCCCACGCCGATCACACCTTTCGATCGGCGCCCGAGACCGTCGTCTGCTCGGCCGAAACGGCGGCGATCGCGGAAGCACGAACCGGCACCGGCTTCGAGTTCGCCGAGACCGCACCGGGGGTCGAACTCGTCCCGGCGGGCCACGTCGTCGGCTCGCGGGCGGCGCTCGTCGACGTCGAGTCCGACCGCGAGTCCGCGAACGGACCGCGGCGGTACTGCTACACGGGTGATTTCTCGATCCGCGACCGGTGCTATCTCGAGGGGTTCGACCCCGACGCGATCGATGTCGACGCCCTCGTGATGGAGACGACGTACGGGCGGCCGACCTACCGGTTCCCGCCCCAGGACGCTCTCGAGGCCGAGATCCTGGACTGGCTCGTTGACAACGACGACCGGCCGCTCTTTCTGTTCGGCTACTCGCTGGGTCGCGCCCAGAAGCTCCAGTGGCTCACCCGCGAGGCGCTCGAGGGACGGGGCGGCGACCGTGAGATCCTCGTCTCGGCGTCGATCCGCGAGGTCAACCGCGCCATCGAGTCCGCGACCGATCTCTCGTTCCCGGGGCGGGCGTACGACTCGTTGCGAGATCTGGAGGACGAAATCGTCGTCCTCCCGTCGAACCAGGCGCGAGCGGACTGGGTCGAGACCGCGGCCGACCGCGAGGGCGCCCTGAAGGCCGGGTTCTCCGGTAGGGCGGTTGACGACTCCTTTCGGTATCGGGGCGGCTACGACGCGACCTTCCCACTGACCGACCACTGTGACTACGACGAACTGCTCGAGACGGTGCGGGCGATCGATCCCGAGGTCGTCTACACCCACCACGGCTTCGCCGAGGAGTTCGCGGACGCGCTCGCCACCGAGTACGGCTACCGGGCGTGGCCGCTGAAACGCGATCAGCGAACGCTGGGGGAGTTCCGCTGATCGCGATGGGCGTTCTCGACCGACTCGAGGACGAGTTCGTCGATGTCTCGATGAGCCGGGCGACCGTCCGCGAGTTGTTCGAACTCGCGTTCGGATCGGTCCTGTTCGTCCTCCTCG of the Halobiforma lacisalsi AJ5 genome contains:
- a CDS encoding poly(R)-hydroxyalkanoic acid synthase subunit PhaE; the protein is MSDSQPPQAGNWNAFVEQWNEQFLEALEDNMEAQAQFVESWSDAVGEMSEEEEISDGVEGYARAYESWMGASEQMVERMNDVLEGEDVDVEEFRDIWLNTANEAFKEVMSTTAFAKMTGETVGDVLELQQQADEASQETLRSLGFATEEDVVEVGDRLVELERRQHDVERKLDRVLEHLEHLEGSETEGDSEQ
- the phaC gene encoding class III poly(R)-hydroxyalkanoic acid synthase subunit PhaC produces the protein MNNPYATALDFQRKAWEATADLAEKSQVAPERTETLENVDVGKTPSEVVYEENKLELLHYESQTDEQYDVPILIVYALINKPYILDLQPDRSVVQTLLEAGFDVYLIDWGEPSKLDRALGLEDYVDRYIDNCVDVVRERSGQDAINVLGYCMGGTMSAMYTALHPEKVRNLGLMAAGLCFAGDGGVLELWGAEEYYDPEEVTETFDNVPAEFLDVGFALMDPVANNVTKYVRFYDNVEDEDFVENFARMERWLSEGIDVAGRAYEQFIEDIYQENKLIDNELHLDGKHVDIENIDVPVLQIVAEYDHLIPPGASKPFNEAIPSEDTEIMEFATGHIGMSVSSRSHDELWPDVCEWFEERSRVDEDLEVEAETATRSDEEIEARGEDDVQETPAEPGEMTVDEEVVDEVTEGDGGETALEAEPDDLTELNGVGQAYAEDLSAAGIETFDDLAAADVANLAAETGISPSRIESWIDQAAER
- a CDS encoding beta-ketoacyl-ACP reductase → MSMEGRTCVITGSARGIGRGIAERLGNEGANVVINYRSSEEAAGEAVDAVESAGGSAVAAQADVSDREDVERLREICHEAFGPADVLVNNAGITADKQFTEMSREEWDRVMDVNLGGMFNCTQEFYDDIWNAEEGRLINISSVVGKQGNFGQANYATAKSGMFGFTRTIALEFAQGGSTANCVAPGFTRTDMVESVPDEVLDRIVSGIPLERLAEVEDIASVVRFLASEESSYVTGEVIDVNGGMDL
- a CDS encoding Ntn hydrolase family protein, producing MRRTTDGRSRPGHELEPISPATDGFQAPLGEGTADDSSRIVETGTTTVGVVGTNGVVLAADRRASLGGRFVTSKRARKIEPVADRTALTFSGNVGEAQTFVRQLRSERRLYELRGEGGASVETIATVAGDLIQQGPYRALELVLAGVDDEPSLYQIGRGGGVMRADYAASGSGMQLAYGNLEDAYEPDLPVSALREAAAVAVHSASERDTASGDGTTLATITEDGIDLETFDTPNAAVAATTEEVA
- a CDS encoding archaeal proteasome endopeptidase complex subunit alpha, with the translated sequence MDSGAHQQAYDRGSTIFSPDGRLYQVEYAREAVDRGAPSVGVVADDCTVLAARKRVRSPLLEPTSVEKVHAVDDHLAIASAGHAADARQLVDVARRASQRHRLRYDEQIGVETLAKRLADHVQERTQNGGSRPYGAALLVGGADPAGEATRPRLFEVDPSGTPYGWNATAVGDGANDVRGFFEAEFEDGGSGGGRQWAIETALEGLDATTGDDLEPERVEVRTIDSRDGVEALSSARIGDALAEVGS
- a CDS encoding DUF7351 domain-containing protein; the protein is MDEVDEPSIGSRDRGPDSSPSIASPTAEPARAERVSDPSDAFQALGNEIRMGILDTMLERTDGEGPSRVSFSALFEASDVDTSAGFAYHLEQLVGPYLHQYDDGYELTYAGERIGRTIATGTYTHRVDRPPVELEESCPFCGRQDLEARSADNVVTISCDDCGRSLLRLGVPPVGIGGHGDEFPAAFDRYHRHRLGLAADGVCPDCSGDVSGRLVTPSTTVADELPSEYDDHVQAEFSCHGCGIELRCPVTLAVLDHPSVVSFYHEHGEDVSERPIWNVGHEWTETTLSEEPLAVRVVTELEGDVLALYVDEHASVVDVQRSSADE
- the moaC gene encoding cyclic pyranopterin monophosphate synthase MoaC, whose amino-acid sequence is MRMSEETDADGDAEAEAEDLTHTTDDGDVQMVDVGDKPDSERRAVAAGEIRLQPSTVEAIRADEIGKGDVLATARIGAVQAVKHTWETIPMCHQIPITNVDTDFSLGEDRVECEVAVETTGKTGCEMEALEGVTTGLNVVWDMVKAVEKDEDGQYPETGIENVRVLEKRKRTP
- a CDS encoding bifunctional ADP-dependent NAD(P)H-hydrate dehydratase/NAD(P)H-hydrate epimerase; its protein translation is MITGRRMAAVDENAAALGVARKQLMESSGNAVARAVRDVAEPDSSVAIVAGRGNNGGDAFVAVRFLDGYAVSTLLLGRPENIGTEISRENWAALEQADYDVREVRDSSGFDLPEADVIVDAMLGTGISGDLREPVATAAEAINDADATVVAVDVPTGFDADGGDHAGNRVEADRVVTFHDAKPGLEDLAAEITVADIGIPAAAERFVGPGDLSLARPVGRDGRPYVIGGGPYTGAPALAAQAALRAGAELSFVAAPESVAGEIQGYAEDLIVQPYEEDVLTPERADELLETARRYDNPVVLGPGLGTADETLEAARRFLESYDGRVVVDADALAVVPDVETDATLVCTPNRAELARMGGPDADDLRAVADEIESFAADLGHVVLAKGADDVITDGERTRISRSGTVGMKVGGTGDTLAGIVAALLEGAEPLEAAAAGAHVNGLAGERLADGNGHGFLASELLGEIPGVLWGDADV
- a CDS encoding SET domain-containing protein; translation: MNVFWLDEDPRLAARYHCDQHVNKMLLEAAQVLCTAARENGYDPEFLYGSTHVGHPVTRWAAESRANWLRLREHAAALNAEFVERYDKDDDHASWRVIERIEPGEIEFPAEEPTSRPQAMPDEYKRPGDPVAAYRAYYAGEKAEWAEWNYTEEPPWLEVYRESVADANRHQG
- a CDS encoding acylphosphatase, with the translated sequence MSERTRAHVFVSGTVQGVFYRANTRDTAREKGVDGWVKNLADGRVEAVFEGPEDAVEGMVQWCHTGSPAAEVEDVEVEYEEPQGEDGFEIRY
- a CDS encoding MBL fold metallo-hydrolase; protein product: MTGTETGTGTGTGTGTGTVRRRDGIHFDRGERGRIVADAGSAVGAVNVVSHAHADHTFRSAPETVVCSAETAAIAEARTGTGFEFAETAPGVELVPAGHVVGSRAALVDVESDRESANGPRRYCYTGDFSIRDRCYLEGFDPDAIDVDALVMETTYGRPTYRFPPQDALEAEILDWLVDNDDRPLFLFGYSLGRAQKLQWLTREALEGRGGDREILVSASIREVNRAIESATDLSFPGRAYDSLRDLEDEIVVLPSNQARADWVETAADREGALKAGFSGRAVDDSFRYRGGYDATFPLTDHCDYDELLETVRAIDPEVVYTHHGFAEEFADALATEYGYRAWPLKRDQRTLGEFR